The Diospyros lotus cultivar Yz01 chromosome 15, ASM1463336v1, whole genome shotgun sequence genome has a window encoding:
- the LOC127792549 gene encoding cysteine-rich repeat secretory protein 38-like isoform X3, producing the protein MHYSSKPYLIIPFMLCFSSPFLSASSLFHVCFDKNSISPGYDFSLSKLASLLQANVPPTGFGVGSVGQALTRANGLALCRGDASKSDCTTCIVEASKKIRVFCPSSKGAIVWYDTCLYKYSNEAFFGQIDNKHKFYLFNTDDAEEPDFNEKTKNLLTRLVNKAYTSPVLYATGEQELGASEPIYFNWVVYGLVQCTRDLSGNDCKKCLEAIVSEFPDCCEGKQGGRIVGGSCNFRYEVYPFINTE; encoded by the exons ATGCATTATTCCTCAAAGCCATATTTGATCATTCCCTTTATGCTCTGCTTCTCCAGTCCTTTCCTTTCTGCAAGCTCTCTCTTCCATGTTTGCTTCGATAAGAACTCTATAAGTCCCGGCTATGATTTCAGCTTGAGTAAACTAGCAAGCCTCCTCCAAGCCAATGTTCCCCCAACCGGCTTTGGAGTTGGCTCGGTTGGCCAGGCCCTAACCCGAGCCAATGGCCTGGCCCTCTGCCGGGGCGACGCCTCTAAGTCGGACTGCACAACCTGCATCGTAGAAGCAAGCAAAAAGATTAGAGTCTTTTGCCCTTCCAGTAAAGGAGCCATCGTATG GTACGATACTTGCCTGTACAAGTACTCGAACGAGGCCTTCTTCGGGCAGATCGACAACAAGCACAAGTTCTATCTATTCAACACGGATGATGCGGAAGAGCCGGATTTCAACGAGAAAACGAAGAATCTGCTAACCCGGTTAGTGAACAAAGCTTATACAAGCCCAGTCTTGTACGCTACCGGGGAGCAAGAGCTTGGTGCCAGCGAGCCCATATATTTCAACTGGGTAGTGTACGGACTGGTTCAATGCACCAGAGATCTTTCCGGCAATGACTGCAAAAAGTGCCTTGAGGCTATTGTCAGTGAGTTCCCAGATTGCTGCGAGGGCAAACAAGGAGGGAGAATTGTCGGCGGCAGCTGCAACTTTCGATACGAAGTTTACCCCTTCATTAACACTGAGTGA